The genomic region ccactggtactatcccacaagttctaccagataggcgggacccaagagccagagctcaaatcctgcaagcacagccaggagccttaccaggtgagtacagaaccaaccctacaacccccacacctcacaacattaaaaaaggagggtcccctgaatgactccagcatgggttggacatgcacacgagggggacaggaaggggtgataaagggacagtcactggtgtgcgaacggtttcagtcgtacaaaaatatacctaaataaagacaggtatataaacaccgccgcatccagcgcccggccaaaagacgccagaccgcagaaactcacctggcgaatgatggcacgaacttgacacgactcaaccgtgcccagaagaacttgggagcaccgccaggtgaaaacgccagagccggaccctgccggacccgcaggagagcagggagaggcgaaggaggcggtccacacccatgacacagggaaaaccgcggtgtcctcccgacaactgggaaccaggacacccccggcgtgaaggggcacataccgcagccagggagaagaacgagaggcgaagcactgtagcaaaaaagggcgcaaaacaccagcactgaaacaccgcccagaacaaaacaaactccacagcgcatgcgcataacacgctggccgaaccgcacaccctccctgcgggaaggcgccagccaggactaatgcacgagaaaagtagccaaaagaggaagcaggaacaataaaaccggccaaagaagcaaagagcccaaaaaatacccaaccgggcgacaagtagcccaacagggcgacaagtagcccaacagggcgacaagtagcccaacagggtgacaagtagcccaacagggcgacaagtagcccaacagggcgacaagtagcccaacagggcgacaagtacgaggagccgacagacgttccaataacgcgggaagtagcgaaaaaccttcccgtaccctcgagaacacagaagccaacactagtcccgaaggcacacgaaggcgcacccgagatcagaagtcacgcagaaccccatcgaacggggaaacatgacaaaaacaccgtccaaaaaaggggtgggaggaaacatccacccacaggacggaaccaaccgactcaaaggccaaggaaccgagcccggggaggggccgacgtccaacagcacgtacggcgagtggggaggaaagaccccactccgcgtaaccacaagccccgcctagagggagaTAAAAAaaacccacggggtctaacggggccaaggcccccccaagtcagcccctccccagccccggggccgagccgttcacccaaagccccggccgtaccagaaaaccggggcagccgtgaaaacactaaggaagggagcccactggcagactcatacaacacggctggaggaacaggctcaaatgcccccgtcactaccccggaaggggaattccccgagactgcccgagtctcaacaccaaaaaccccgccccgaatctacagacggtaaggaaccggatgcaggcaggaagggtgaaccaggggaaagacaagggggcgtggatggaaccgaagcaaccaacacccccaagtcccaaaacgaactacaatggggcagccccggggctcccggggaggaaaccacgagaacgttgccaccaccaaggctcaagtgcaacgcccctgctgcccgcacccgctttgttagcacaactgggtaaccgagccacaacgagcaaccaaactcgcaggactccgggtcgaatgtgtcaccgaccccacaggcagcagacggaggcaaaacagagagtcacccagagacaaagggtgagagcaaccctcaaactcgctggaagcgaggggagggactctggggtcacatccatcggacccgcgcgcccccagagatttcccagggtcccgagcgtttactttgagaggactcgcgctcaggtaatcccaggcagggtactgctaaccggcacccaaagctaccaaacaactttctaagagctgaacccccgggacgtgtacactcacggggacctagcaggggtaccaccagaaaatactcagaacacaagggacacaaggggcaagaacgaaggcagaccccccaccaggtagataaacaaaaagaaaaagaaaaccccgcaagaggacagcgtacccaagcggaacagagccggccgctatgattggtaaagactagctgcacagtaccctgcgccccaccagtgcaaacactgccccttactctaaggcgaacaagggagacagaacacccgagcacacaaagagcggccgaaaaccaagcagtaaacggccaagcaggggcaggacccaaggaacttgtggaaggtggccccatgccccaagggcagtacttacagggcacctagggaagggaaccctaggcgcatgcagcccgagtactgaagaatcactcccggctcacgcaccacctaggaaacagacaccacactctaggtacagtgctgaaacaaccactggagccggagcacataaccattgcctatagcatcagccgaagaactgatgggtggatagccggcgtgggaggtctggggctcccccttccccctcccggggaggggggagctgcgcagacagcggcgcggtgacgtatgacgtcatactagtttccttgttttctgttgaagagttctatccactagttcggcttaggtagcaattttcaccagaataggggtttgttttggaatacttacctttctggatgcttgacccggtcgatggcagacatagaatgcttccaaccacacgggggtttctataggccattgctccccttgcctctctgagggggccaggttctggctcgtggtccccggtaggccctagaactccatacacatgactgatgccaaagtctgacattagcatatcagccggtaaagctccggggagccgacggggctctccccagaaaattACCTTCTGATAAGTTTGAACGTTGTGTTTGATTGATTTCAATAATCCTGCAGTAattttctccttttcctttattgtttgAAGGCTTCAGATAATTTAGGTCCTCAATATTTAAACTTCGCTTCATATATTCACATTTTTTCTGGAGAGCTGagtttattttcaaatattcACGATGAAGGTTCTCTTTAGCTAAAATTGCTAGTGTCTGGAGACCTTCTGTTAAAAAAATATACATTCTCAATAGGATACATTATAACTGTAGCAAGAGAAGCTACATTAAATGTTTTGATGTAATTGTCTAAACCAATGATCAAAGTGATAGAAATTATAATGGGATGATGGATTTCAAGCCAATTATACTAGCATAGAAAAAAAATTCTGTTGCTATTGTTAAAACAAAGACTTACTGTATTACACAAGGTTGTAAACTTTGATATCAATGTATTATAAAGGTCATAATCAAATGATTTTATAAACAATACCATCATTATTGTCCGGAGTTATTCTTGGTACATCTGGTAAGTAAAGATAGTTTTCAGGAGCCAAGAACGAATCTGCCAAAAAAATATTGGACGTTGTACATTCCAATTTGTTACAATAGCCTAGTACTGCatactaatacaaattaaaaaacaaattggaaATAATAGCTAGGCTAACCTAACACATTGACATAACATAACACATCTTTATTTGTAATTTTGTCAAAAGCTGATTAAATGTTTTTTTACCTGCTAGTATGCTGGCTGGGGTCGATCTTCCAGGCATATTTATTCTACTGACTTGTGGTCTTAATGCTGCCGCAGTAAAAGGATTTGTGACAGACATTGTACTGCTTTCTGTATCATCTacctattacaaatacaaatacaattatatattcaggtaaagtacatacatacaaggtaagatacaaaagtagatggatttatagatagagctagtacatacaatgcctaaagccactattacgcaaagtgtttcgggcaggaaaaacactaagactaaaacttaatactaaaagagattaaagtataaattgtgttgagaaaaaataagaaaaaaatggaaaaaaagggaggggggggggggtgaaacatggcagaaaaaaagtaaaatacaatttggtcaacaaacagcactgTTTTAAATAGAAgagatgggttgacattttgtgggtgaggtaggttacattgagttaattaggtagtacttagtttttaacttaaactggttgggagaggtacagtctttaacataattgggaaggccacattcgaggtcccttgatttgtaaagcatttctagtttaactaagtcgtactcttggaatatcaaataggtatttgtttctggtgtagtgctcatgggatctgttacaaccttctaggaagcttattATAAAAAACATAATTGATAAAAACAACATGCTGCATACTAAAAACGTATTGGAATGTGTATACCAATATGCAGTAAAATATATTCTTCCTACACATAACAAGCAAAACTTTAATACTGCAACAAGTTTTTGAAAATTATTTAACTAAACAGCAATGAAACATTTGCATTCTTTTCAATTAGTAAAATAttacatatgaaggaattatttacataaatgccGAGAAAACTTTATATACCATGCCCAAATCTaggatcttcttcttcttgatagtaggtgcagtttgcatgaaggattTGTTCTCCCGATGACTGCAAAATCTAGGATCacgtttgttattgtttttgaacGAATGATCACATGTTTACATTCATTGCGATGAAACTAACAACTTTTAATTATATACAGCTTTttatatcaactgttttactTAAATTATTTTCTGTTATAGGTTCTAAATATAACTAATATTTGCTTCTTTCTTATGCCATTTGTAATTAATGTCATAAAgctttatcatctgaatgcaccaaactgtgCCTTTTCATATTTCCAAACTGAAGTCGAACACCCGAAAATTAATATATCCATGAAAACTGAATCACGTCCTACTATTTGGAGAATTGTTAGTTCTTTTTCATACTAATATGTCTAATTTGTGTCATATAAGTATTCATCCCGATGGTTGGTAAATATTGGTGAAGCAGAAGGATAAAAGTCAAACATCTGTTAACTTTtcttttaaagtactgtatagcTAGAAAATATCAAGGCAAACCTTCGACaatctgccgatttcctttcctcttcaaggctactattgttagtgtctgtcactgtaaacctatgtaaaatcggattttttttttcaacaagacCTTGCACTAGAGTTGATGTTGGGAGACGCTCTGCTTCGTGGCTGATGGATTAATATTTGACTGTTGGTCAGGACTTGAGCATtgttaattacagttacactctgttggagcactagacggtcaatggtcgtcgttcttctttatgatgtgttcagtttattgtttagtcacgggagacatctcccgtcaggcagggtgcgatcgcacctccatagatctccagtaccatctactgatactggtaatggctcagagagggcatccacttacgggctattcatggctgtgccaccttttgggtggcttaatcttcatcaatcaccaatcaatcaatctattgtttagtggccaatattattcagtttattggccagtgcgttggatcagttctcattgacgaacgagcaaaaattagaaggatttaaatcgtaatttaaatagttatctcattccttctttcctttgaatgtcagtgactgtgcttctgctatgcttaattgcctcaaaagcggCCAATTTTCATGATACCTTAAATTATAAAGGCAAAATTTGGGCCGAGTATACAAGTATAAGCAAAATTGACTGAGTATCCGCAAAAATTAAGAAAAGAAAACAGCACACCCGTTACATTAAAGAAAACGTATTCCTCGTTTCTGGGAGAATATTCTTGGGAGGCCAGCCGGTAACTGGAACAGCCCGGTAAGTGCATTTATGTACTAAATACGTAAGTatgaaaatgtacttattacacttagtattaaaatgtactgtctattcggaggatgggttgaaataaacacatattatctccagtgttCATGAAGAGTATTCAATTTGATAGAATCATGAAACAAATAGCAaaaattggagtaattaaatgtgtacaaaaagtcttagctttaaaacgatttctatgacatcattcacgtctcgtcctcgtgatctcaggaattccacgttgaagcccttagaggtgaataacacgaatgtaggtaacagctcgttgactcctcacatacgagctgtaatttaagggatattacgtagcattgaactaggctacttaaatctcaatatacgtgaaatataaaataaaaattagtgcggtactaacgttggatattttgtagtcgttcgatataacgacaggctgcccacgacatatacaatctctaatgatgcatcaaaaaagaactatatacttatcgaaaggtgcaaattatgctgaagcctgccggtatcacgcctcagtctcaaacttccacaatgtcgtacacgtggttgatagcttggcttgaatatcgacgcgttattagttgactgagcactgcagatcacgtagaacaataattattcattctgggttgagtatcagtgtaattcttgctgataatcccaaagtcacgtgtctcagactctgacgccatgacttttgttgctcaattccgcaacacgagaccACCACTCcttacacacaatggcgtctctcctCATTCTCCTTCTCCAACCCGCGTCCCCGCATTattcacagaaattatttatcacaattaatattatttcaggcaattgtggctgaaagactttaataaacactgggttgtaattctagggatttaaatattattactttctcgtcttatggtggtaaacgagaaatggagaagattttagttttctccatggcattcacgcgtgacggtaaatttcttacttgataataattgtaactaaaaactctcgatttagaattatctgggagttatgttatccataaataattatcacatggaatactgatgattttagagaatcacattcaattctctaacacactggctataaatgtgtttaactagatataatctgacgcaatactggtgcttggtttcgtaagaattccagtatccatatctagatataatagttagtttatgtgaacattactgttagtaagttttagtaactactgtaattagtatattttaatacagatttattataatacaatagtattgtattatgttggaaatttccaacaataattGCATATTGTTTatccccgcccccctcccccctttattCCTTGTACTGTTACTTGCTACCACCAGTTCTTGAGAACTTGCCATTGACTTGGGGTAGGATCATAGAAGAAGAGGTTATAAGACACGTAAAcagaaagaacccagttactcGCCAGCTTAAGCTGGCCAGTAACATAATTGGATCAGCAGGATCCGACTTCTCATCAGGAACGTTTGATAGAATTGGTTAAGTAATTAGAGTAATTCCCTTGTAAAGATTTTCCTGTTTTGTGTACAagtgtagtgttcggtgttgggAAACAGTGCAGTGATTGTGCATAGCATTACGAAAGTGAACAATGGGCGAGAAACAGACCACTGAtactctggacgatgttcaggagtTCCTAAACCAGGAGGACTGCCTTCCCAAGTTGATACATCTTGGAAAACCTGAGTTAGTTTTAATGAGTGCCTTCCTTGAGATTCGGGTAAGTAATCGTGACTCGCATGTGGAAATCCTCTCAAAGGTATATAGGCATTTAAAACCTGCCGGTAAGCAAAAAAGTGAAGTGCAGAGTAAAAGAGAAAGTGTTGTGGCTTCCACTAAAAAGGAAGACCAGGGACGTGAGGGTGAGAATGACCAAGATGAACTTAATGTGAGCCTCTTAACAGTTAAAATGCGAGAGTTATAGATAAATCGCTAAATAGATAGGAAAAAGCTATAACTTGAAGAAAGAAGacaaaaaagagaaagaaagggaaatggaaatgaagtatttggaaacagaaaaaagaggaagaaggGGAGAAAGAAAAAAGTGGAAATGGAAATAAAACGTTAAAACGAATTTAAAAGTTTGGAGAAAgtagaaaggagagaaagagaggagcaagaaagagaagtagagaaagagaggagcgaggaagagaagtagagaaagagaagagcaagaaagagaaaaaaagaagagaaagataggagcgagaaagagaaaaaagaagaaaaagagaggaaagagaaaaaagaaaagagagaggagtgagagagagaagaaaaagaacgagatagGCAACTACGAATTGGAAGTGCTAAGATTAAGTAGTAGAAGGGAAACCAGTGGTTTCGACCCAATGTGGAACATTAAAATGATGCCTAAATTTAATGAGAAGGAGGTGTCAGAGTTCTTTGCTGCTTTCGAAGAGGTAGCAGCATCATTTGACTGGCCAAGAGACAATTGGGTCATTATGTTCCAATCCGTGCTGACTGGAAAAGTCTAACCGCGTACTCCACACTGTCGGTAGGTGACTCTTGTGATTTCGACGCTGTCAAGAAGGTGGCATTGATGGCTTACCAGTTAGTGCCTGAGGCATTTAGGCAGAAGTTTTGCAACCTTAACAAGACATCAGAGCACACCTTTACGGAGTTTGCGTGTATTAAGGAGCGGCTGTTTTACAAATGGTGCACATCTTGGAAGGTGGGGACCACAGAACAACTGGAACAACTCGTCTTATTAGAAAATTTCAAAGAATGTTTGTATGGTTATCTGAAGACATACCTGGAGGAGCAACAAGTAGAGACCTtgggtgcggcagccaccatggctgaaaaaTATATTCTAACCCATGAGCCCTCTACCAAGTATGTTCCGAAGAGCTATTTCAAACCATTTTTGAAGTATGCACCGGAAGAAGAGAGAACCGTTCCACGTATTGCCATGAAAGCACCCCCAGGTAGTCCAAGTAGTCCAAAACGAATTAGGCCAAGGAAGGACATAGTGTGTTGGACCTGAAGGCAGAAAGGACACGTAGCGGCTAAATATCGAGGCAGGACAGGTAACGACCCGCATAGGGAGGTTATGCTGGTGagttgtgtgacaccaccagtagacACCCAGTCTCTAGGGATGAATAAAGAGAAGCCTGGATTGTTTTCCCCATACACGTCGAAACggcatgtatcgagtgatcagacAGGCAGGGCTGTAGTGattctcagagatagtggagcaaccCAATCTCTGACtttgagaaactcgttacccgaggaagTGTCTACTGATGAGAAACAAAGGGTTTTATTAGATGGGTTTTCCTCGACATGGTAAGTTGCTCCCTTAGTAGAAGAACCTTTGGAATAGTCATATTTCAATGGCAAGTGTACTTTGGCAGTAGTGGACCTTCTTCCTATAGAAGGGGTAGAGGTCATACTGGCCAATGACTTAGCATTAGGTTTGGACAGTAATAATCGCATGGTTGTGGACGATCCGGTTGAAGAGATGGTAAGACCTGTAGTAGCAGTGCAAACCAGATCCTAGACAAAGTTGAGATTAAAGGACTTATTTGCCCCTATACCTACCCCACAAGTTGCTGAGAGCACTCCAGCGAACTCTCTTGACTCTAATGCCGAAACAAAGCATTGGACTAGAGCGACATAGATAAATGAGAACGAAAAGAAACACCAAGTGCAAACACCCACAGATAACCTAGAGTCTGCCGCGATTTCAGGTAACCTATATGTGAGAGTATGGGTTTTCACCTCACTTACAATGGTGATCTTATACCTTTAGCAgccagtgcacttgttaagtgtccGGCACTAAGTTTGGTAATCAGTATCCAAAACATCTTGTGTTTGgaatcatgtgagagccccagtcatcagcattccagaTATGCCACCCTGGCTGGTGTAGCACATCTGTGGACAGAGATATAGCCAATAGCATCTTTTCATTGTAAACTGGGAGGGAGACAGATTTGGGCGAGAACAGCCAGCCGCATGGAGGTGCGAGCGTTGGCCTCCCGCTAGCTCCAGCATCGTCGTCTTGGCAACCCCAGGcgccatcttgagccgccatgttggtctgcCATTTTGGAGTCGCCCTAGGGTCATGCTACACCGtctctgattggttgagaggggtaggcaCCTGTGTGCCTCCCTCTGTTTGGTTCTTTCGAGGAAACGCGGGATCACCAGGATGTTTCTCTCTCAAGGCATCATTCTGCTCCAGTCACCAACACAGCCTGACGTCTCTTTTGCCCATTTGGCCAAATTGGACAAGACGATGTCGTGGTGACTGTCTCCTCTGCTTCTCCACTGCCGCCTCCACCAAGACCACCAACTTCACCATTAGAATCCAGCTGGAGTCATCGTCGCGGGGTAGATAGATAGGGAACGAGTGAGAGAAATATTGGATCGTGCGTAATTTGCTTACGAGCAACAACAGACTCGTAAATCCCCACTCCAGTTCCAGTAAATTCCCAGAACATTATAGACGTTCTAATTCCTGCTAGTGCTTTGTAGCAGTCGAGGGAACATAGAAATTTATGCCAATTGTTCAGGGGGCAGTTTTCTCATAGAAATTCGTGGAAATCTCGAGTCAGTGTTTTGGCGACAAAGTGTTGGGAGCACTACGCTTGCTCGGGAAGGGGAAGGCCTCCACTTAAACCTAGCCTCCCGCCACCTACAACACCTACCGCACCGTGAGCCAGCCGGGTGCCTCATATATGGTAGGAAGGTTGATTGTGTGTGCTTAGCCGGCTGTATAAATGAGCATAAGTATATATTGTGTGCGTTTCTGGTGATTTATACTCTCTAATCTGAATTCAAGGTCAGGTGTTCTGTCACATTGTCACTAAGAGCACCtgtagaggtgaagtgaagtgtggacgtGTGAGATTATCGCCCTTGTTGATATCTTGTCAGTTCAGTGGGACAAGGTCTAGTGTAGACAGAtgaacgtatgtgtgtgtgtgtgtgggtacaaacGAGAACAGAGTTTACATAGAATATTTTATATTCCACTCTGGTAAAATTATTGGTAATTCAATCATTGTTGTTGATATTATTCCATGTGATataatcttgcaggtgtggaaaaaAGTAAAGTGCACAGGTAATAGTGTCAGTGAGTAACACCGGGTATTTCCTGGATTGTGTGGCTGCAGTATTAGCGTCAGTTTGGTAATTTTTGTGGTGAGTGATGAGGGTGTCCTGGAAGTAACAGCCGTCCACTCTGTAGAGTAAAGTAAATTCTCGGGAATGTTTATCGACCAGTGGGATGGTTAACCATTCACTAAAGTTTTTCCCATTAACGTTTTGATAGATttagctacatgtgtcagcagtaatctctataaataaaaaggaaaatgttcgtttgttcaaaatcgctaatctccgaaagttcttcaccgattgccttgaaatttacacacaacgttccattcgcatccaagcaggtttttatatacataaatagatgtatataaatatttatatacatagaTGTCAtggctgtgacgggaaaaaacattttttttttttttagaaaaactgtgtttttcatgtgagtgaaatcttcgaaacctctttaccgattgctttgaaatttccacACAACGTTGTATTCCAATAGGCGAgcgtttttatataccttctatatacatgcctcacctgtgaaaggaaaaaaacatgttttttttaaaaacagcgccatctgtaggatgtaagagcaactcacattgtaatctccgaaagttcgtcACCGATTCCTGTAAAATTTTGAGATAACATTCCAATCATATAGGTGCGTGATTTGATATACATATTatttagataccacacctgtgatcgataaaataattttttggggaaaaatagcgccatctgttgcaagtacaaacaacacacactatacaaaatatgttacgattccatttcaatgtgtacgattgcattgataaatggaattttcatagatttttatttattttcattttgatttaattattttgtatgacattgcgttggaattgagctgtgtcgtttaccatacagttcatttcatgattatagtttatttgttttttcattgtttttatttcatttttttaactgttctgcttatttttcagtgcaattggtggtgaaattgagctgtgttaattgatctgtgtttgaatataaatatttcgttaatgttttttatttttgtttagaaaacaagaaaatagacaacacgtttatttcacagctgcaaatgtgcaacaaactgcTATGAATCCACCAGTTACAACATTAACTGCTTTCTTCCCGGtatgtcaaaatgatgtatttgtgaaaacattgctgaatttggaagtgcctacgtattacacatggaatgccagtagaaaatcatttgaacgacgcaaacgagaagagcgagt from Procambarus clarkii isolate CNS0578487 chromosome 83, FALCON_Pclarkii_2.0, whole genome shotgun sequence harbors:
- the LOC123752909 gene encoding uncharacterized protein translates to MQTAPTIKKKKILDLGMVDDTESSTMSVTNPFTAAALRPQVSRINMPGRSTPASILADSFLAPENYLYLPDVPRITPDNNDEGLQTLAILAKENLHREYLKINSALQKKCEYMKRSLNIEDLNYLKPSNNKGKGENYCRIIEINQTQRSNLSEGNFLGRAPSAPRSFTG